ATGCTTTTGAGAGCCTCAAAGACCTCTTTTGACGCCTTTGTTATTAAAAAACTGCCGCTTTTCTTGAACATGGAATCAGCAATAGCTAAAATATCATTAGCACTCTTCCCCTGTGCAAAGATTACCTCAGGAACGCCATGTCTCAAATGTCTGTGGTGGTCGAAAGATGCTTTAAGGAATCGAGGGCTTTATCAGTTGTCAATCTGCCGGCCTTCACCGACTCGAGTATTTGTTTTATCTTAGAACTATGCATGAAACTCAGCCTTCAGCGTCCTTCCCATGAGGTCTTTTACAGCATCATACGGGCTTTTATCCTCATTTATCACCTTGTAGATTTGCTCCACAATGGGCATTTCGACTTTATGCCTTTTAGAAAGCTCATAGGCTGACTCAGCAGTTGCAATACCTTCTGCCACCATCTTCATATCTAAAAGGATATCTTTTAATTTCTGGCCCTGGCCGAGTTTGACACCTACAGTATAATTTCTGGAGAGTGTACTTGTACATGTTAGAACCAGGTCTCCAAGACCGCTGAGACCTGAAAATGTCTTCTCTTTTGCACCCATAGCAATACCGAGACGGGTCATCTCAGCAAGGCCTCTCGTAATAAGGGCTGCCCTTGCATTAAACCCGAGGCCGAGGGCGTCTGATATTCCAGATGCAATGGCTATAACATTTTTCAGGGCGCCACCAAGCTCAACGCCGAGGATATCATCGTGAGTATAAACCCTGAAATAATCTGTATTGAAGATTTCCTGAAGAAGTAAACCTGTCTTCACATCACCGGTTGCAAGGGTCACTGCTGTGGGGAATTTTTTTATCACCTCTTTTGCAAAGCTCGGACCTGAGAGTGCCGCAACCTGATGACTGGAAAGCTCTTTTAAAATGGCCGAGACAGTTAAGAGAGTC
This portion of the Nitrospirota bacterium genome encodes:
- a CDS encoding NAD(P)-dependent glycerol-3-phosphate dehydrogenase, with product MSYIAVIGAGTWGTTLAILLSEKDYDVSLWVYEEDLCEEIIRTGINSIYLPDVVLPRSIKVSHRIDDVVKKARFILNVVPTQYTRAVFKDALPYISEEAIIISASKGIEKGTLLTVSAILKELSSHQVAALSGPSFAKEVIKKFPTAVTLATGDVKTGLLLQEIFNTDYFRVYTHDDILGVELGGALKNVIAIASGISDALGLGFNARAALITRGLAEMTRLGIAMGAKEKTFSGLSGLGDLVLTCTSTLSRNYTVGVKLGQGQKLKDILLDMKMVAEGIATAESAYELSKRHKVEMPIVEQIYKVINEDKSPYDAVKDLMGRTLKAEFHA